Proteins encoded together in one Undibacterium sp. CCC3.4 window:
- the cphA gene encoding cyanophycin synthetase: MEVSRIRALRGPNLWSHHTAVEAIVTCSTNEAAITDLPGFEDRLRALFPELSILQPTGHHDAIPIAHVFELTALGLQAQAGCPVTFSRTTQTLEPGIFQVVVEYSEEAVGRLAVELAEQLIAAALNNHAFDLAAALEQLRELDEDVRLGPSTGAIVDAALARNIPYRRLTDGSLVVFGWGSRQRKIQAAEMDGTSAIAEAIAQDKELTKKLLHAAGVPVPLGRIVNSAADAWAAALEIGVPVVVKPKDGNQGKGVTVNVTTREQLEAGYHAACEFRDDVLVERFLPGNDFRLLVIGNKLIAAARRDPPQVVGNGKQSVRQLVEQVNKDPRRGSGHSTSMTKIRFDDIALASLEKQGFHAESVPPKGQRVILRNNANLSTGGGATDVTDDVHPEVAARAIAAAQMIGLDICGVDLVCDSVLKPIELQNGGIVEVNAAPGLRMHLSPSFGKGRAVGEAIVNAMFEESEDGRIPIVAVTGTNGKTTTVRLIAHLLSASGLRTGMTNTDGVYVAGHQIDSGDCSGPRSARNVLSHPDVDAAVFETARGGVLREGLAYDRCQVAVVTNIGSGDHLGLNYITTVEDLAVLKRVIVQNVADNGYAVLNAADPIVVSMAANCPSPVIFFAADPYHPVMTTHRAQGKRTVYIDRSELVAVEGKTRHSIALAEIPITRHGSIGFQVENVMASVAAAWAVGISWDAIRAGLKSFANEADNAPGRFNVFNYRGATVIADYGHNPDAILALVKAVETMPAKRRSVVISGAGDRRDQDIRQQTEILGEAFDDVVLYQDQCQRGRADGEVVALLREGLKTASKTTRIDEITGEFIAIDLALERLGEGDLCLILIDQVEAALEHIAARVAAG, translated from the coding sequence ATGGAAGTATCTCGTATCCGTGCCCTGCGTGGTCCCAACCTCTGGAGCCATCATACCGCCGTCGAGGCGATCGTTACCTGCAGCACAAACGAAGCGGCCATCACCGATCTGCCCGGCTTTGAAGACCGCTTGCGCGCCCTGTTTCCGGAATTGAGTATCTTGCAGCCGACTGGTCATCACGATGCCATTCCGATTGCCCATGTCTTCGAACTGACCGCGCTGGGCTTGCAAGCTCAGGCCGGCTGCCCGGTGACGTTCAGCCGTACCACGCAAACACTGGAACCGGGAATTTTCCAAGTCGTAGTCGAGTACTCGGAAGAAGCGGTCGGCCGCCTGGCAGTGGAATTAGCGGAACAACTGATCGCTGCCGCCCTCAACAACCATGCCTTCGACCTCGCTGCGGCGCTCGAACAATTGCGTGAACTCGATGAAGATGTCCGTCTCGGCCCCTCAACCGGCGCGATCGTTGACGCTGCCTTGGCACGCAACATCCCCTACCGTCGTCTGACAGACGGCAGCTTGGTGGTATTCGGCTGGGGCAGTCGGCAGCGAAAAATTCAAGCGGCTGAAATGGATGGAACCAGTGCGATTGCCGAAGCCATTGCACAGGATAAAGAGCTGACCAAAAAATTACTGCACGCCGCCGGTGTGCCGGTGCCGCTCGGCCGTATCGTCAACAGCGCGGCCGATGCCTGGGCTGCGGCGCTGGAAATCGGCGTACCGGTGGTGGTCAAACCGAAAGATGGCAACCAGGGTAAGGGCGTGACGGTGAATGTCACCACGCGTGAACAACTGGAAGCCGGTTACCATGCTGCCTGTGAATTTCGCGACGACGTCTTGGTCGAGCGCTTCTTACCCGGCAATGATTTCCGCCTGCTCGTGATCGGTAACAAACTCATCGCTGCCGCTCGACGCGACCCGCCACAAGTAGTCGGCAATGGCAAGCAATCAGTGCGCCAACTGGTCGAACAAGTGAATAAAGATCCGCGCCGCGGCAGCGGTCACTCAACTTCGATGACCAAGATACGTTTCGATGACATCGCGCTGGCGAGTCTGGAAAAACAAGGCTTTCACGCCGAATCGGTACCGCCGAAAGGGCAGCGCGTGATCTTACGAAATAACGCTAATCTGTCCACCGGCGGCGGCGCCACCGATGTCACCGATGATGTCCATCCGGAAGTCGCCGCGCGCGCCATCGCCGCGGCCCAAATGATAGGACTGGACATCTGCGGCGTCGATCTGGTGTGCGACAGCGTGCTCAAACCGATAGAATTGCAAAACGGCGGCATCGTTGAAGTCAATGCTGCGCCCGGCTTGCGCATGCATTTATCACCCTCGTTCGGTAAAGGCCGCGCAGTGGGCGAAGCGATTGTCAATGCCATGTTTGAAGAAAGCGAAGACGGCCGCATTCCCATCGTCGCCGTCACCGGTACTAATGGCAAAACCACCACAGTACGCTTGATCGCCCATTTGCTCAGCGCCAGCGGCTTACGCACCGGTATGACCAATACCGACGGCGTCTACGTCGCCGGTCATCAAATCGACAGCGGTGACTGCAGCGGCCCGCGCAGCGCCCGCAATGTGCTCTCGCATCCGGACGTCGATGCCGCCGTATTCGAAACGGCACGCGGCGGTGTTCTACGTGAGGGCTTGGCGTATGATCGCTGCCAAGTCGCCGTCGTCACCAATATCGGTTCCGGCGACCACCTCGGCCTCAATTACATCACCACAGTCGAAGACTTGGCTGTCTTAAAACGCGTGATCGTGCAAAACGTCGCCGATAATGGCTATGCCGTCTTGAATGCCGCCGACCCTATCGTTGTCAGCATGGCGGCCAATTGTCCATCGCCGGTGATCTTCTTTGCTGCCGACCCGTATCACCCGGTTATGACCACCCATCGCGCCCAGGGCAAGCGCACGGTCTACATCGATCGCAGCGAACTCGTCGCGGTCGAAGGAAAAACCCGTCACAGCATTGCTTTGGCCGAGATTCCGATTACCCGCCACGGCAGCATCGGCTTCCAAGTCGAAAATGTGATGGCCTCGGTAGCGGCAGCCTGGGCCGTCGGCATCAGTTGGGACGCCATCCGCGCCGGCTTGAAATCCTTCGCCAACGAAGCCGATAATGCACCCGGACGTTTCAATGTCTTCAACTACCGCGGTGCCACCGTCATCGCCGACTATGGACATAATCCGGACGCCATACTGGCCCTGGTCAAAGCAGTCGAAACCATGCCAGCCAAGCGCCGTTCCGTCGTCATCAGCGGTGCCGGCGACCGGCGCGATCAAGATATTCGCCAACAAACAGAAATTCTCGGCGAAGCCTTTGACGATGTGGTGCTGTATCAAGACCAGTGTCAACGCGGTCGCGCCGATGGTGAAGTGGTGGCCTTGCTGCGTGAAGGCTTGAAAACTGCCAGTAAAACCACGCGCATCGATGAAATTACCGGCGAATTCATCGCCATTGATCTGGCGCTGGAACGGCTGGGCGAAGGCGATCTGTGTTTGATCCTGATCGATCAAGTGGAAGCCGCGCTAGAGCATATTGCCGCACGCGTTGCTGCCGGTTAA
- a CDS encoding methyl-accepting chemotaxis protein, with protein sequence MKSLKGRLIFVIALLVTICTVFLTVGSYLRMKSQIEHDLSAEIRGVATGYNALLSNWIQINTALVDSLAQGLGNGADLQASLAMVRGGGNFLSVYLGQPDKTFTNNPANPPPAGYDPTARPWYKAAMEAKKAIVTSAYMGVNPPGLMISFAAPVKGGEGGVVAADVFLTKIVDQILTVKLAGDGYAFLLDKSGVVLAHSDQTKALKPAKEIAAELALENIATLAKNTEPTEVQIAGKASFLYLQQITGSDIYLALVVDKNKALASLDQLLVISGLVLLVLLAVILPVSTWLVGRMLSGLQRVRDAMTDIAAGGGDLSRKIVVEGEDEVAQTAQAFNQFLEQLRVMVVDVRKATDSITIGSTEIAAGNMDLSGRTEQQASSLEQTAASMEELTEAVRNNADNAREANKMAVNASDVATQGGEVVNRVVSTMQGISDSSRKIVDIISVIEGIAFQTNILALNAAVEAARAGEQGRGFAVVASEVRTLAQRSAAAAQEIKSLIEDSVTKVNEGSELVDKAGASMSRIVAAVDQVAAIINEITSASVEQSDGISQVNIALAHMDEATQQNAALVEQAAAAAGSLEEQANLLKTAMSAFRMEQGQPAARLASARPAPRMTAARRIGRDA encoded by the coding sequence ATGAAATCTCTCAAAGGCAGGTTAATTTTTGTTATCGCATTATTGGTAACAATATGTACGGTTTTTTTGACCGTCGGCAGCTATCTGCGTATGAAGTCGCAGATTGAACATGATTTGAGTGCAGAGATACGCGGCGTTGCTACCGGCTACAATGCCCTGCTCAGTAACTGGATACAGATTAATACGGCGCTGGTGGACAGCTTGGCGCAAGGCTTGGGCAATGGCGCTGATTTGCAAGCGAGCTTGGCGATGGTACGCGGCGGTGGTAATTTCCTCAGCGTGTATCTGGGGCAGCCCGATAAAACGTTTACCAATAATCCGGCCAATCCACCTCCGGCCGGCTATGACCCTACTGCTCGTCCTTGGTATAAGGCGGCGATGGAAGCCAAGAAAGCCATTGTTACCTCGGCTTATATGGGCGTCAACCCACCCGGTCTGATGATTTCATTTGCCGCACCGGTGAAAGGTGGCGAAGGCGGGGTGGTGGCAGCCGATGTGTTTCTGACTAAAATTGTCGATCAAATTCTGACCGTCAAACTGGCCGGCGATGGCTATGCCTTCTTGCTCGATAAATCCGGCGTAGTGCTGGCGCATTCCGACCAAACCAAGGCACTCAAGCCGGCCAAGGAAATCGCCGCTGAATTGGCCTTGGAAAATATTGCGACACTGGCTAAAAACACCGAGCCTACCGAAGTGCAGATCGCCGGCAAAGCCAGCTTCTTGTACTTACAACAAATTACCGGCTCAGATATTTACTTGGCCTTGGTGGTCGATAAAAACAAGGCGCTGGCGTCACTCGATCAACTGCTAGTGATTTCTGGCTTGGTTTTGTTGGTGTTGTTGGCCGTGATTTTGCCAGTCTCGACGTGGTTGGTCGGGCGTATGCTATCGGGATTGCAACGGGTGCGCGATGCGATGACGGATATCGCCGCTGGTGGTGGTGATTTGAGTCGTAAAATCGTCGTCGAGGGTGAAGATGAAGTGGCGCAGACGGCGCAAGCTTTCAATCAGTTCCTCGAGCAATTGCGGGTGATGGTGGTCGACGTGCGCAAGGCGACCGATTCGATTACGATCGGGTCGACTGAAATTGCGGCTGGCAATATGGATTTGTCGGGTCGTACCGAGCAGCAGGCTTCCTCCTTGGAGCAAACGGCGGCGAGCATGGAAGAGTTGACCGAGGCGGTCAGAAACAATGCTGACAATGCACGCGAAGCCAATAAGATGGCCGTCAATGCCTCCGATGTCGCGACCCAGGGCGGTGAAGTGGTGAACCGCGTGGTTTCGACCATGCAGGGGATTTCCGACAGTTCGCGCAAAATCGTCGACATCATCAGCGTGATCGAAGGGATTGCGTTTCAAACCAATATTTTGGCGCTCAATGCGGCGGTCGAAGCGGCCCGCGCCGGTGAGCAGGGCCGTGGCTTTGCGGTGGTTGCCAGTGAAGTTCGTACGCTGGCGCAGCGCAGTGCGGCAGCGGCTCAAGAAATCAAGAGTTTGATCGAAGATTCGGTGACGAAGGTGAATGAAGGTTCCGAGCTCGTGGATAAGGCTGGTGCCTCGATGAGTCGTATCGTCGCTGCGGTGGATCAGGTGGCGGCGATCATCAATGAAATCACCTCGGCGTCGGTGGAGCAGAGCGATGGCATCAGCCAGGTCAACATCGCACTGGCCCACATGGATGAAGCGACCCAACAGAATGCTGCCTTGGTCGAACAAGCGGCAGCGGCAGCAGGCTCACTGGAAGAGCAAGCCAACTTGCTGAAAACAGCGATGTCGGCGTTCCGCATGGAGCAGGGGCAGCCGGCGGCACGACTTGCCAGCGCTCGGCCGGCCCCGCGCATGACTGCGGCGCGTCGTATCGGACGCGACGCATAG
- a CDS encoding ABC transporter ATP-binding protein, translating to MTTTPIHLAPTVVSLPLHWQTALQPQLLQDENVLNAFEVDLDTQLRFRKGFVVVTDRGLLSCAAGEASWQRWEYRDGLQLTHHDHAGVGHLRLCDEHGLLASWRFTLGQNLLAVRLLDQFRLQLQSQVSGLPVAAAEQNICPSCKAVLEPEQEECPICAKVLHTPPSTWTLLRLWRFAHPYRLQLAIGFTLMLLGTAAHMIPRYLTKPLTDEVLIPYQNGQTVDPQLVTWYIGGLLGSAVLAWLLSWGKTYILALVSERIGADLRTATYQHLLKLSLEYFGGKRTGDLMSRIGSESDRICVYLSLHLLDFATDVLMFIMTAVALLQINTKLALVTILPLPFIAWMIHLVRDKLRTGFEKIDRVWGEVTNVLSDTIPGIRVVKAFAQEKREAARFREANRHNLIVNDKLNKIWSLFSPTVSFLTDIGILVVWAFGIWQVARNEITVGALVAAVAFIGNFYGRIDSMSRIVSVTQKSASAAKRIFDILDHVSSVPDPQQPVQVKQVQGAIELREVGFRYGNRLVNRGINLQIKPGEMIGLVGHSGSGKSTLVNLICRFYDVSEGAILLDGVDIRSFAVEDYRRNIGLVLQEPFLFFGTIAENIAYGRPSASRSEIIAAARAAHAHEFILRLPQGYDSMVGERGQGLSGGERQRVSIARALLIDPRILIMDEATSSVDSETEKEIQKALDNLVQGRTTIAIAHRLSTLHKADRLVVLDRGEVVEVGHHDELMARQGAYYNLYQAQARNAELVEE from the coding sequence ATGACGACCACCCCCATCCATCTTGCACCAACTGTAGTGAGTTTGCCGCTGCACTGGCAAACTGCCTTACAGCCTCAATTACTGCAAGATGAAAACGTGCTCAATGCCTTTGAGGTTGACTTGGACACGCAATTGCGTTTCCGCAAGGGCTTTGTCGTGGTGACCGACCGCGGCTTATTGTCTTGTGCCGCCGGCGAAGCGAGTTGGCAGCGCTGGGAATATCGTGACGGTTTGCAACTTACGCATCATGACCATGCCGGTGTCGGTCACTTGCGTTTGTGTGATGAGCATGGTTTGCTGGCCAGTTGGCGCTTCACTCTGGGGCAAAATTTGCTGGCGGTCCGTTTGCTCGATCAATTCCGCCTGCAATTACAAAGCCAGGTCAGCGGCTTGCCGGTGGCGGCGGCAGAGCAAAATATTTGTCCTAGTTGCAAAGCCGTACTCGAACCTGAGCAAGAGGAGTGTCCGATCTGTGCCAAGGTGCTGCATACGCCGCCTTCGACTTGGACGCTGTTGCGACTGTGGCGTTTCGCTCATCCTTACCGGCTGCAGTTGGCAATCGGCTTTACTCTGATGTTGTTGGGGACGGCCGCGCACATGATTCCGCGCTACCTGACCAAGCCTTTGACTGATGAAGTATTGATTCCTTATCAAAATGGCCAGACGGTTGATCCACAACTGGTGACTTGGTATATCGGCGGTTTGCTCGGTTCGGCCGTGCTGGCTTGGCTGTTGAGTTGGGGTAAAACCTATATTCTGGCCTTGGTATCGGAGCGTATCGGTGCCGACTTACGTACCGCTACTTACCAACATTTGCTTAAATTATCGTTGGAATACTTTGGCGGCAAGCGTACCGGCGATTTGATGTCGCGCATAGGCAGCGAGAGCGACCGTATTTGTGTCTATTTATCGCTGCATTTGCTCGATTTTGCCACCGATGTATTGATGTTCATCATGACCGCAGTAGCTTTGTTGCAAATTAATACCAAGCTCGCCCTGGTGACCATTTTGCCCTTGCCTTTCATCGCCTGGATGATTCATTTGGTGCGTGACAAGCTGCGCACCGGTTTTGAAAAGATCGACCGGGTGTGGGGTGAAGTCACCAATGTTTTGTCTGATACCATCCCCGGGATCCGCGTGGTGAAAGCTTTCGCGCAGGAAAAACGTGAAGCGGCGCGTTTTCGCGAAGCGAATCGCCACAATTTGATCGTCAACGACAAGCTCAATAAAATTTGGTCGCTGTTTTCACCTACGGTTTCCTTCCTCACCGATATCGGGATTTTGGTGGTGTGGGCTTTCGGTATATGGCAAGTCGCACGCAATGAAATCACGGTCGGCGCGCTGGTGGCGGCGGTGGCTTTTATCGGCAATTTTTATGGTCGTATCGATTCCATGAGCCGCATCGTTTCGGTGACACAAAAGTCGGCTTCGGCTGCTAAACGTATTTTTGATATTCTTGATCATGTTTCAAGCGTGCCTGATCCGCAGCAGCCGGTGCAGGTCAAGCAAGTGCAGGGTGCCATAGAATTACGCGAAGTTGGCTTCCGTTATGGTAACCGCCTGGTTAATCGCGGCATTAATCTGCAGATCAAACCGGGGGAAATGATCGGTTTGGTCGGTCACAGCGGTTCTGGCAAGAGTACCCTGGTTAATTTGATTTGCCGCTTTTACGATGTCTCGGAAGGGGCGATTCTGCTGGATGGCGTCGATATTCGTTCGTTTGCGGTGGAAGATTATCGTCGTAACATCGGTTTGGTATTGCAAGAGCCATTCCTGTTTTTCGGTACGATTGCGGAAAATATTGCCTACGGTCGGCCCAGCGCCAGTCGCAGCGAGATCATCGCCGCCGCACGCGCGGCACATGCGCATGAATTTATTCTGCGGCTGCCGCAAGGCTATGACTCCATGGTGGGTGAGCGCGGCCAAGGTTTGTCGGGCGGTGAGCGGCAGCGGGTGTCGATCGCGCGTGCCTTGCTGATTGATCCGCGCATACTGATCATGGACGAGGCGACCTCTTCGGTCGATTCGGAAACGGAAAAAGAAATCCAAAAAGCGCTCGACAACTTGGTGCAGGGGCGTACCACGATCGCGATTGCCCATCGTTTGTCGACACTGCACAAGGCCGATCGCCTGGTGGTGCTGGATCGTGGTGAAGTCGTCGAGGTTGGTCATCACGATGAACTGATGGCGCGCCAAGGCGCTTACTATAATTTGTATCAAGCACAGGCACGCAATGCTGAGCTGGTGGAGGAGTGA
- the cphA gene encoding cyanophycin synthetase translates to MTTKKKDIRILRVTHLRGPNIWTYRPVIEAWLDIGALEETPSDQLPGLYQRLTGYLPGLIEHRCGVGERGGFLERLREGTWAGHILEHVVLELQNLAGMRTGFGQTRSTATVGVYKMAFRTREEQVGRAALEAGRALLMAAINDQAFDLASQVEALRELVDARCLGPSTANIVDAATDRKIPSLRLTDGNLVQLGHGAAQRRIWTAETDRTSAIAEGIASDKDLTKTLLKACGIPVPEGCIVRSAAEAWEEAQDIGLPVVIKPYDGNHGRGVSLNLMSEADVIAAYELAARKGDSKSVIVERFITGDEHRILVVGNKIVAVGRGESLWVSGDGSSNVTQLVDAQINTDPRRGSTEDFPLNAINPAVAAEVVLELKRQGMTADSVPLAAQKVLIQLNGNVAHDVTDDIHPDIAAAATLAARIIGLDIAGVDLVVEDISKPLTQQRGAIIEVNASPGLLAHIKPANGPGREVGKAIVDHLFAPQENARIAIVGVAGTRGTSLIARIVGALLHVDGKQTGVACQQGLYLNKRQVTAGPCADWEAGQRLLINRSVQAAVFETNARAILSDGLAYDKCSVGVVTDMAGFEELAEFHIHDAEQMLKIMRTQVDVVLPEGFAVLNGADAAVVELAPLCDGGVIFYALDGELPTLRAHRAAGGRVLFTRDSQIVLAEGEQETALLPLAVLKPSKVAQAESLLAAIAAAWALNISPELIAAGLRTFDSSYTASF, encoded by the coding sequence ATGACGACAAAGAAGAAAGACATCCGCATTCTCCGTGTAACTCATTTGCGCGGACCGAATATCTGGACTTACCGGCCGGTCATCGAAGCTTGGCTCGATATCGGCGCACTCGAAGAGACGCCGTCAGATCAACTGCCCGGTCTGTACCAGCGCCTGACCGGCTACCTGCCAGGTCTGATCGAGCATCGTTGCGGTGTCGGCGAGCGCGGCGGCTTTCTCGAGCGCCTGCGCGAAGGCACTTGGGCCGGACATATACTCGAACATGTGGTGCTGGAATTGCAGAACCTGGCAGGAATGCGCACTGGTTTCGGGCAAACCCGTTCCACCGCCACCGTCGGCGTTTACAAAATGGCCTTTCGCACGCGCGAAGAGCAAGTTGGCCGCGCTGCGCTCGAAGCCGGGCGCGCCTTATTGATGGCGGCCATCAATGATCAAGCCTTCGATCTCGCGAGCCAAGTTGAAGCCTTGCGCGAATTAGTCGATGCGCGTTGCCTCGGCCCGAGCACGGCCAATATCGTCGACGCCGCCACCGATCGCAAAATTCCCTCGCTGCGTCTGACCGATGGCAACTTGGTCCAACTCGGCCACGGTGCCGCACAAAGACGCATCTGGACTGCCGAAACCGACCGCACCAGTGCGATCGCCGAGGGCATCGCGTCTGACAAAGATTTAACAAAAACCCTACTCAAAGCCTGCGGCATTCCGGTGCCGGAAGGCTGTATCGTGCGCAGTGCAGCCGAGGCCTGGGAAGAAGCACAGGATATCGGCCTGCCGGTGGTCATCAAACCGTATGATGGCAACCATGGCCGCGGCGTATCGCTCAATCTGATGAGTGAGGCCGATGTGATTGCCGCTTACGAATTAGCCGCGCGCAAAGGTGACAGCAAGAGTGTCATCGTCGAACGCTTCATCACTGGCGACGAACACCGCATCCTGGTGGTAGGAAATAAAATCGTCGCGGTCGGCCGCGGCGAATCGCTGTGGGTCAGCGGCGACGGCAGCAGCAATGTTACCCAATTGGTCGATGCGCAGATCAACACCGATCCGCGCCGCGGCAGCACCGAAGATTTTCCACTGAATGCGATCAATCCGGCCGTCGCGGCCGAGGTGGTACTGGAATTGAAACGGCAAGGCATGACGGCCGACTCGGTACCGTTGGCGGCGCAAAAAGTACTGATACAGCTCAATGGCAATGTCGCCCATGATGTCACCGACGACATTCATCCCGACATCGCGGCGGCCGCCACGCTGGCCGCGCGCATCATCGGTCTCGATATTGCCGGAGTCGATCTGGTAGTCGAAGATATCTCGAAACCGCTGACACAGCAACGTGGAGCGATCATCGAAGTCAATGCCAGCCCGGGCTTGCTGGCGCATATCAAACCGGCCAACGGCCCCGGCCGCGAAGTCGGCAAAGCCATCGTTGACCATTTATTCGCGCCGCAAGAGAATGCCCGCATCGCCATCGTTGGGGTCGCCGGTACGCGTGGCACCAGCCTGATTGCACGCATAGTCGGTGCCTTGTTACATGTCGACGGCAAACAAACCGGGGTAGCCTGCCAGCAGGGGCTGTATCTGAATAAACGCCAAGTCACCGCCGGCCCGTGTGCCGACTGGGAAGCCGGTCAGCGCCTGCTGATCAATCGCTCGGTCCAAGCGGCGGTATTTGAAACCAATGCCCGCGCCATCCTCAGCGATGGTCTGGCGTATGACAAATGCAGCGTTGGCGTTGTCACCGACATGGCAGGCTTTGAAGAATTAGCGGAATTCCACATCCACGATGCCGAGCAGATGTTGAAAATTATGCGTACTCAGGTTGATGTGGTGTTACCGGAAGGTTTCGCGGTTCTCAACGGTGCCGATGCGGCCGTCGTCGAACTCGCCCCACTGTGCGACGGCGGCGTGATATTTTATGCGCTCGACGGCGAACTGCCGACGCTGCGCGCGCATCGCGCGGCCGGTGGCCGGGTACTGTTTACGCGTGATTCGCAGATCGTCTTGGCCGAAGGTGAGCAAGAAACCGCTCTGTTGCCACTGGCTGTACTCAAACCGTCCAAAGTCGCGCAAGCTGAAAGCCTGTTAGCTGCCATCGCTGCCGCCTGGGCCTTGAACATCAGTCCGGAACTGATTGCCGCTGGCCTGAGGACCTTTGATTCAAGCTACACCGCGTCTTTTTAA
- a CDS encoding DUF1854 domain-containing protein: protein MTTTILSLHRDPYDRLVLRNEAGEVFEAVSPVRAFPIQSPLEHISLVLSDGREVAWIEALSDLTEAARALVLEELDGREFMPEIEHISSVSSFSVPCTWRVSTDRGETEFILKGDEDIRRIGSAALLITDNHGIGFLIRDFTAMDKHSRKILDRFL from the coding sequence ATGACAACGACAATATTAAGCTTGCACCGCGATCCGTATGATCGACTGGTGTTACGGAATGAAGCCGGTGAAGTGTTTGAGGCTGTGAGCCCGGTGCGCGCTTTTCCTATCCAGTCGCCGTTGGAACATATTTCACTCGTGCTCAGCGATGGGCGCGAGGTGGCTTGGATCGAGGCCTTGTCTGATTTGACCGAAGCGGCGCGTGCCTTGGTATTGGAAGAGTTGGATGGTCGCGAATTCATGCCGGAAATCGAGCACATCAGTAGCGTCAGCAGTTTTTCCGTGCCATGTACTTGGCGCGTCAGTACTGATCGTGGTGAGACCGAATTTATCCTCAAAGGCGACGAAGATATTCGCCGCATCGGTAGCGCTGCGCTGTTGATTACCGATAATCACGGCATCGGTTTTCTGATTCGCGATTTTACCGCGATGGATAAACACAGCCGCAAAATCCTCGACCGGTTTTTATAA
- a CDS encoding IS4 family transposase, with protein MTKLQGVAGIGLRVLTSVYQLKNQTCNMYRINTFQELMKGLPRGVFDQLVKKHQADKYSKHFGHWDQLVVMTYAQLSGTTGLRPLEASFNSHVAHHYHLGTGRIKRSTLADANSRRGDTVFADAVTWLMQKVARPLRQQSKELLYLLDSTSITLKGREFDRWTLSNKTRNTQGVKLHILYAEQAQIPIWQSISAANVNDVEKTKELPLQQEVIYVFDKGYCDYNWWHRIDMAGAQFVTRFKRNAGLRIEEERSIPAEATDIVLQDQIVRFKNRHPGGKRINQYEKPLRCITVARADKPTPLVLATNDLNSDALTIARRYKERWDIELFFKWIKQHLKIKQFFGRTENAVRIQILTALISYLLVALYKQTHGLKQSLWECLCVIRATLFQRQDLEISQYRKRRREVEEMARLQLGLF; from the coding sequence TTGACTAAGCTGCAGGGGGTTGCAGGCATTGGTTTACGAGTGTTAACCTCGGTTTACCAACTTAAAAACCAAACCTGCAACATGTACAGAATAAACACTTTTCAAGAGTTAATGAAGGGGCTACCGCGTGGAGTCTTTGATCAACTCGTCAAAAAACATCAAGCTGACAAATACAGCAAGCATTTTGGTCACTGGGATCAGCTCGTGGTGATGACCTACGCTCAATTAAGCGGAACAACTGGCCTGCGTCCTCTGGAGGCCAGCTTTAACAGTCATGTCGCCCATCATTACCATCTCGGCACTGGTCGTATTAAGCGCTCCACTCTGGCTGATGCCAACAGTCGTCGCGGCGATACCGTATTTGCCGATGCGGTGACATGGCTCATGCAAAAAGTGGCACGGCCATTGCGTCAACAAAGCAAGGAGCTGCTCTACCTTCTGGACTCCACTTCCATTACCCTCAAAGGGCGCGAGTTTGATCGCTGGACGCTCTCCAATAAAACGCGAAATACACAGGGTGTCAAACTCCACATCCTGTACGCAGAACAAGCGCAGATACCCATTTGGCAAAGTATCAGCGCAGCCAATGTCAATGACGTGGAGAAAACCAAAGAGCTCCCGCTGCAGCAAGAGGTGATCTACGTCTTTGACAAGGGCTATTGCGATTACAACTGGTGGCATCGGATCGATATGGCGGGAGCACAATTCGTGACCCGTTTCAAGCGTAATGCAGGCTTGCGCATTGAGGAAGAACGCAGTATTCCCGCAGAGGCCACAGACATCGTCCTGCAAGATCAAATTGTGCGTTTTAAAAACAGACATCCTGGTGGCAAACGCATCAATCAGTACGAGAAGCCCTTGCGCTGCATTACGGTAGCCAGAGCCGACAAACCTACGCCATTAGTACTGGCAACCAATGATTTGAACAGCGATGCGCTGACCATTGCCCGGCGCTATAAAGAACGCTGGGATATCGAACTGTTCTTCAAATGGATCAAGCAACACCTGAAGATCAAGCAATTTTTTGGACGCACCGAAAACGCGGTGCGTATCCAGATATTGACAGCACTTATCAGTTATTTACTCGTGGCGCTCTACAAACAGACACATGGCTTAAAACAAAGCCTTTGGGAGTGTCTATGCGTGATTCGCGCCACTCTATTTCAACGACAAGACTTGGAAATCTCTCAATACCGAAAGCGACGAAGAGAAGTAGAAGAAATGGCGCGTTTGCAATTGGGATTATTCTAA